The Sebaldella sp. S0638 genome contains the following window.
ACAATAAAATATGCAGGAAATAGCATTGAAGCAGGGGAAAGATCTTTAATATTTTATTTAGATAATAGTAGTAAAATAGAAATAACAGGATTAACTACTGCTAAAATAACAGGAGCTTCAAATGCAACAGACAGAGGAACAGCCTTTTATTATAAGTCTTTAACACCATATGGAACATTTAATTCAAGTGATATTTCTACATATTTTGCAAATAGATTTAACTCAACTTTAGGTAATTTAACTTTAAATATGGAAGATGGTTCAAGATTATTTATTGTTGACAATGTAGCCATGGATTTGTCAAATACAAATTTAGGTTTAGGTATAATACCAAATGCTCCCATTATAAATACACTGGGAACATCATATAAAACTTTTATGCTTTATCAAAGTGACCTAACTATAGATCAAGCAATTAATCTTGACTCATTAACCGATGATTATAATAATTTAGAAATTGTAACATCTAAAATAGCAAATAGTGGTCAGATGATTACAGGTAGCCAGGCAAATCAAATAGCTTTAGCTCAAGAAAACGGATTAACCCCAGGAGGAGTTGCTCTTCCAAGAAACACAGTAGTTTTAACAAATAACGGAGGAATAATAACACTAGGGGGAGTAAATTCAGTAGGAATATATGCAAATAACGGAGAAATTAATAATACAGGTTCTGGACAGATAAATGTTACAGGAGCTGGTTCCGTGGGAATATATGGAGTGAATGATTCATTAATTGATAATCAGGCAAGTTCTACAATACAAATTTCTAATTCTGGAGTAGGAATATATGGTGAAGGATATAAGCAAGGAACCGCTCAGGCATTTGGAAATGGGAAAATAAATATAACAAATAGTGGTTTGATACATGCAGTAAACTCGACAAATGCTATTGGTATATATGCAAATAATAACAGCACTGGTAATCCTGCCGATTCACAAATAAATTTATCCTCAGGAACAATAGATGTATCAGCCTCAACAGGAGGAGTAGGGGTACATTTAGATAAAGGAACATTAACAGATATTTCATCAACAATAACAGTAGGGAAAAATGGTTTGGCTATTTATGCTAAAGACAGTGCAATCAATTTGGGAGGTTCAACTGTTGTTAACTTGAATGGAGATAATGCTCTTGGAGTATACCTGGCAGGAAATTCAACTGTTTCATCTATGTCTAACTTGACATTTAATATTAGTGGTCAGAATGTGATGTTGTTTAATTTAGATTTTTCAACTGCGCCAACACCAGTATTAATAAACGCTGGATTTGGTATAAATTCTGTAGCCTCAGGTTCGAGCTATATAGGTGGAAATATTATCAATGGTCACATTAAGTATACAACAAACACATCAATGTATTCAAATGGAGTTTTATTTAATGGAAAAAATTCAGAAATTGTAATTGATTCAGGTTCAACTATCCAAGCTGTCGCTGGAGCAAATAATATAGCAGCTGTGGTTATTGATGGAAATATTAATCCTCCGGGGACTTGGTTAAGTAGACCAAATATTGATGGGGAAAATCAGGGAACAATAATACTAGGAGATCAGTCTGTCGGAATACTAGGAAAAAATGGAGCAAGACTTTTAAATAGTGGGAATATTTTAGTTGGAAATGAATCTGTAGGATTAAAATCCTACGCGGCACAGGGAGAAATATTTAACGAAGGCATTATCACAATAGGTAGTAAGTCACAAGGAATGTTTCTAAAAGATGGAATAGGAAATCCAACAGGAGATTTGGTAAATGAAACTACAGGACAAATATTAAGTACGGCTGGAGAAGCAGTGGGAATGTTTGGTGATGATGTTGAGGATACAATAAATCGTGGACTCATTAATTTGACGGGTGATTCATCAATTGGAATGTACATTACAGGAGTTATACCATATAGAACTTTAAATGATGGAATAATAAATATGGGGAATTCATCAAATGTAAATAATCCATCAATAGGTATTTACTCAATAACAGCAGGTGAATCTATTACAAATAATGGTACTATAACATTAGGGCAAAATTCAATAGGAATTTACGGAGATCAGCTATTAATAAATCATAACGGAACATTAAATATTGGGGATAATGGAGTAGGGATATATAGTACAAATGGAACAGTTGCTTTAAACACTGGTTCAGCACTTAATTTTGGTACAAATGAGGCAGTTGGAGTATATGGTTTAGATACTACAATAGTAAATAGCTCAAGTTTTAATCTGGGGAATAAAAATTATGGCTTCATCTTAGAAGGTGGTAGTTTAACAAATAATGTTGGTACAACAGCAACGTTAGGACAGGATTCAGTATATCTATACAGCACAAAAGCTCCACTAGTAGTTAATAATGGAGACTTATATTTAACAGGAAATGATAATATAGCATTTTATACAGCAGCAGATTCATTAACAGGAATTGGAGGAGCAAATGTAACTAATACAGGAATAATAGATGGAACATCAGGACATAATAACATAGGAATATATAATTATGGTGGGGTAGTTACAAATACAGGTTCAATAAAGTTAGGAGATTCTGATTTAGTTTTAAAAACAGATGCAACTGGAGCTCTTGTAGTTGATGTTGATAACAGTAAGTATTCAGTGGGAATATATGGAGAAAATTCATCAATTGATAATCAGGGAAGTATAGTAGCAGGTTATGGTGCTGTCGGAGTAGTAGCCAAAGGTGGAAGTGCAATAAATAAAGGGATGATAACGACAACTGGTAATTATTCAATGGGAATGTATACAGAGGGTGGAGTAATAACAAATGATACTGGTGCAATAATAAATGTAACAGGTAATAATACAGTTGGTATGGCAGGAAAAGGAACAAATTCACATATAATAAATCACGGAACAATAAATGTATTAGGTGATAATTCAATAGCAATGTATGGAAGTTATGGAACAATAATAACAAATACAGGAGTAATAAATATAACAGGAACAAATTCAAATGCTTTTGTTTCACCTGATCCACTTGATCCAAACCATTTTATAGCAGGAACAGTAAATGGTGCAGTAGCTAATAGTAGCTATATTCATCAATCTAGTGGGGTTCATCAATTGCCTACATTAGTGAATGCTGGAATAATAAAAACAAATGGAGTTTTAGCTTTGGATGGGATACAAGTATTAATACAACCAAATCCAAGTACAGTGACACCATCATCTGATCCTGATTATGATTTTGAATTATCAGGAACAGCCATAATAGCAGATCGTATAGTAACAGATAAGCCAATAAAAATTTTACCAGGATTTGCAGATGGAACAATAGCAGATGTATATAAACTGGAAGGAGTAATACAAGCAACATCAGGAAAATATGATTTCATAAGTGGATCATTACTATGGGAGGCAACACCAAAAGTAACAAGTACAGGTTCTGATGTCTATATGTCAAGAAAAGCATATTTAGAGTTTGCTTCTGGGTTATGGTTTGAAGATTTTGGAAAAGCTTTGGATGATAATTTTCTGAATGCAAGAAATAATGAAAAAGCAACAGAAATCTATAATAAAACAGGATATATTAAAACAGAAGAAGAATTTAGACATATAATGGGAAGTCTTGCAGGAAATGTGTATGCTAACATAAATCAGAGAGAGAATGATATAGCAAGAGCCTTTGAAGACTCATTACATATACTTCAGGATTCAACAAATAATACAAAAGAAAATGTAAAAATAAGTGTGATAGGAGGGAAAGGAAAGAATAAAGAGGAAACAGACGGAGTAGTAGGTTATGATTATACAACTACAGGAGTATTAGCGCTAAGAGAAGTAGAAAGAACATATAAACATACATTTGGATATTCACTAGGGTATGTCCATACAGGATTTGAATTTAAAGATGGAAACAAGAGTGAAGAATGGGTAGATACGATACAATTAGGTTTACACAATAAATATAATTCAAAAGGATGGCAGTTAAGAAATGATTTAACAGGAAGAGCAAGTATCCATAATGTGGACAGAAATATAGACTGGGAATCACCGTTAAAAAGATCAGAAATGAATGGAACTTATGAAACATATAGTATAACAAGTGATAATATTTTAGGGAAAGAATTTGAATTAGGAAAAAAAGTAAGTATAATGCCTTATGGAGGAGTAAGAGCAATGTATGTGATGAGACCGACATTTGAGGAAAAGGGACTGGAAGCCCTTGAGTTAGAAGGAAATGATGCATGGAGTGCAAAACCGAGAGCAGGGGTAGAATTAAAAGGAATTTTACCTATAGGAACTAGCTGGCAGCTAAAAGGAACTCTTGATTTTGCTTATGAGTATGAACTTGCAGATCTTAATGAAAGGGAAAAAGCAAGATTAATAGCAGTAGAAAACGGGTATCATAAATTATCAAAACCTGAAGATGAAAAAGGAACATTTAGAACAAAGGCAACAATAGGAGCAGAAGCAGTAGACAGATATGGAATATTCCTGACAGGAGAATATTCAACAGGAAATGATAAAGAAAGTGATTACAGAGCAGGAGTGACATTAAAAGCAGTGTTTTAAGGAGAGGAATAAAAACGAGAGTATTTTTATGGAAAACTTGGTATGTTCATCCTGAAACATTCTCGTTTAAAAAATTAACTAAAATGTGTTATTAAATTATGGAATTGCAACAAAATTTGAGGGTGTGAAAATTAGAGCAACTATACAGAAGATTAGTTTTTCATAATTGTTTATCTATTAAAATATCACTTGAAAAAATAATAAATATGAGATACAATAAGAAGCATAAAAATTTATAGAGAGCAAATATAATATTGCAAAACCTGATCCTTTTAAATTTTAACATTTAAAATCAGATTGCCAAGAAACAAATCTTAACCTCAAATGTAAGGTAACTGTCAATAAAAGGCAGTTACCTTTTCTAATTGGGGTCGTTAGAACAACGAAACGGAATTATACTGTATGGGATCCCGCCATCATTTTCGAAATTTTACACGTTATGACTCTAAAAGGTAAGTTTTGGGACTTTGTATAGATATAAAAACATAATCTGTAGTGCTATAGTAAAGTAGGAACACCAAAATCTAAACAATGATATAATAAAAAAAGAAAGAGGTGTTTTGAA
Protein-coding sequences here:
- a CDS encoding autotransporter domain-containing protein, translated to MKRYKKLLAMFNALGIVSSISIAAEAEPLTKHEKLYNNMVKNIKQGKSNTKNYKILEEVLKQRNKELKDLYLQSDYIVKPEYLEWQIFFSGFYEEYGEGRDNTKENALYRTDVEGYYDTTGNFIMTGGKKNGVAGKPYQPLQKAKEIDLGVSIPLKEIKREPINLSLSPTPEIVINPNVPTINIPNSISAPTVNSIDFQPISPNLVAPIPVIVNPINLSFPGSGNGDNTWFGLSGNNAPISQQSMMGAGGGTGTFETLFTNGNNIRQYINNTTLQGYMGGHTLPSGVAHTENNYRFSGTAFFGSMLLVGGELIPINNMNLTVLKLLGSNNLAVFHTDSHNDHGSSIWRLDNTNVILKGDRTILYDVQYHGSVGDSGMSFDNGNLIADNSTSYTSIYDGTTYNYTPQNRYIFVTIADGGGTARYLYFKNEANGNIYLNGTRDILSNFASEDNINYGGSFFENRGIIELNGVSSMGSVFAREYNRSWIRYENALNLNGDKSVGVAFTFNFNTNSTLGAGLPGVSGPTYEKSAVKDSVLNIKIGEKQNPNDADSNDITITGNTAALVEQATALYFNNSSGTMKDYKIMHTQLDALEYSKKATLISLVKGKVILDGTDTTNRLKIDGGTGKTGIDSIGIYAGALGTPGTTQSTIESYIPLTITNSDLSTAIFGEKRANIINNGNITISGSNGVKGIVVDSLAQSTIGGNITISNGGVYTDSSNIKTGSVVIGALGGSSVLGTGTVTADVSGKESIVFYADNSTINITNNSSNIKALDGAFVMTSTNGGTIKYAGNSIEAGERSLIFYLDNSSKIEITGLTTAKITGASNATDRGTAFYYKSLTPYGTFNSSDISTYFANRFNSTLGNLTLNMEDGSRLFIVDNVAMDLSNTNLGLGIIPNAPIINTLGTSYKTFMLYQSDLTIDQAINLDSLTDDYNNLEIVTSKIANSGQMITGSQANQIALAQENGLTPGGVALPRNTVVLTNNGGIITLGGVNSVGIYANNGEINNTGSGQINVTGAGSVGIYGVNDSLIDNQASSTIQISNSGVGIYGEGYKQGTAQAFGNGKINITNSGLIHAVNSTNAIGIYANNNSTGNPADSQINLSSGTIDVSASTGGVGVHLDKGTLTDISSTITVGKNGLAIYAKDSAINLGGSTVVNLNGDNALGVYLAGNSTVSSMSNLTFNISGQNVMLFNLDFSTAPTPVLINAGFGINSVASGSSYIGGNIINGHIKYTTNTSMYSNGVLFNGKNSEIVIDSGSTIQAVAGANNIAAVVIDGNINPPGTWLSRPNIDGENQGTIILGDQSVGILGKNGARLLNSGNILVGNESVGLKSYAAQGEIFNEGIITIGSKSQGMFLKDGIGNPTGDLVNETTGQILSTAGEAVGMFGDDVEDTINRGLINLTGDSSIGMYITGVIPYRTLNDGIINMGNSSNVNNPSIGIYSITAGESITNNGTITLGQNSIGIYGDQLLINHNGTLNIGDNGVGIYSTNGTVALNTGSALNFGTNEAVGVYGLDTTIVNSSSFNLGNKNYGFILEGGSLTNNVGTTATLGQDSVYLYSTKAPLVVNNGDLYLTGNDNIAFYTAADSLTGIGGANVTNTGIIDGTSGHNNIGIYNYGGVVTNTGSIKLGDSDLVLKTDATGALVVDVDNSKYSVGIYGENSSIDNQGSIVAGYGAVGVVAKGGSAINKGMITTTGNYSMGMYTEGGVITNDTGAIINVTGNNTVGMAGKGTNSHIINHGTINVLGDNSIAMYGSYGTIITNTGVINITGTNSNAFVSPDPLDPNHFIAGTVNGAVANSSYIHQSSGVHQLPTLVNAGIIKTNGVLALDGIQVLIQPNPSTVTPSSDPDYDFELSGTAIIADRIVTDKPIKILPGFADGTIADVYKLEGVIQATSGKYDFISGSLLWEATPKVTSTGSDVYMSRKAYLEFASGLWFEDFGKALDDNFLNARNNEKATEIYNKTGYIKTEEEFRHIMGSLAGNVYANINQRENDIARAFEDSLHILQDSTNNTKENVKISVIGGKGKNKEETDGVVGYDYTTTGVLALREVERTYKHTFGYSLGYVHTGFEFKDGNKSEEWVDTIQLGLHNKYNSKGWQLRNDLTGRASIHNVDRNIDWESPLKRSEMNGTYETYSITSDNILGKEFELGKKVSIMPYGGVRAMYVMRPTFEEKGLEALELEGNDAWSAKPRAGVELKGILPIGTSWQLKGTLDFAYEYELADLNEREKARLIAVENGYHKLSKPEDEKGTFRTKATIGAEAVDRYGIFLTGEYSTGNDKESDYRAGVTLKAVF